The Egibacteraceae bacterium genome contains the following window.
TCGCCGAAGGCGGTCACGGACGGTGCAGCCCCGTTGCCAGGCGGGTCAGCCGGGCCAGCGCCCACGCCGACAGCACCGCGCCGTCGGCCGGGGCGTGACGCCCACCCTTGGCGGCGGCGCCGAGAGCGACGACGCCGGCCCCGCTGGCGGCCAGCCAGGCGGCGGCCGGTCGCAGGGAGCACCGGCGCGCGGCGGACCCCCCGGCGGCGGCACCGACGACGAGCCAGGCGCCTGCGGTCGCGACGAGCGCCCGGCCACGCGGCGACGTCGCCGCCCACCAGCCCGGCGTGGAGGCGTGCCAGCGCTCGCGGCGCACGAAGGCCGCAAGGGTGCCGGGGAAGCCGTGGTGGGTGGCGCCCATGCCGGGCGCCCGCGCCAGCCGCGCGCCCGCCGCCCGCAGCTTGTGGCTGAGGTCGACGTCCTCGGCGGTGCGCCGGCTCTCCGTGAAGCCGCCGACGGTGTCGAACGGCTCACGGAGGACCATGAGGTTTGCCGACCACAGGGGCGAATCGGTCCTCGCCAGCCGCGACTCGAGCGCCGACCAGCGGCGCGCCACCCATGGCGCGCCGTCGGGCGCGCGCAGGCGGTTGCCGACCGCGTCGGCGTCGCGCAGCGCCGCGAGACCGGCCGCGAGCCAGCCGGGGTGGGCCTCGCAGTCGGCGTCGAGGAACCCGACCACCTCGGCGTCGCCGGCGGCGCGGACGCCGGCATTGCGGCGGGCGGCGATCGTCCCGCCGGCATGGTGGACCACCTCGGCGCCCGCGGCGCGCGCGAGCTCGGCGCTGCCGTCGGTCGAACCGCCGTCCACCACGATCACCTGGTCGGGTGCCGGCTCCTGGGCTAGCAGCGACGCGACGCAGCGCGCGACGGTGGCGCGCTCGTTGCGGCACGGCACCACGACGACGACGCGGGGACGGTCTGTGGTCACGTCCTGACGCATCGTTCCGATGTCGGACGTTGGCTAGAGTGACGCCTGCTCGAACGCAGCACTCCGCGAGGCGACGTTGCGCCGGCTCCCGCTGCCGTGATCGTCATGGCGACCGAGACGTCGCGACGCACGAAACCAAGGCGACGTGTGATGCAAGACTGCGAGACCCTGGCCGTCGTCATTCCGGTGTACAAGGGCGCGTCCTCCCTCCCGGCGGTGGTGGAGGAGATCATCGCACTGTCCGCCACGCTCGGAGACCGCCAGCTCGAGCTGACCGAGATCGTGCTCGTGCACGACGGAGCCGTCGACGAGTCCGCGCGGGTGATCCTCGAGCTGGAGCAGGCCTCGGCGCTCGTACGCCCCGTGTGGCTGTCGCGCAACTTCGGTCAGCATGCGGCGACGTTCGCGGGCTGCGCGAGCACGACCGCGGACTGGGTCGCCACCATGGACGAGGACGGGATGCACGACCCAGCGGCGATGACCGCCATGGTGGAGACCGCACGCGTGGAGGGCCGCGACCTCGTCTACGCGCTGTCGCCCTCGACGCCGCACAGCCGGTGGCGCGCAGCCACGAGCGCGGCGGCGAAGCGGGTCGCCGAGCGCCTGCTCGGCGTGCCGGGGGCATCGCGGTTCTCGAGCTTCCGGATGATGGACGGGCGCATCGCCCGCGCCCTCGCCGCCTATTGCGGGCACGGCGTGTTCTTCGACGTCGCGGCCCTGTGGGTCTTCTCGTCGAGCGGCACCGTCGAGCACGCTTTCCGCGCGGAGCTGCGGGAGGACACCTCGGGCTACCGCCTGCACAGCCTCCTGACCCACTTCCGCCGCCTCACCGTCACCGCCGGCGCCCGGCCGCTGCGGATCGCCGCCGGCCTTGGCCTCGTCGCGACCCTGCTCGGGTTCGCCGGCGCCCTCTACGTCGCGGTCGCTCGCCTGTCGGGTGCCCTCGTCGTCCCCGGCTGGGCTTCCGTCATGGTGGTGATGATCGGCTTCTTCGGCCTCGTGCTGTTCGTGCTGGGGGTCATGGCGGAGTACCTCAGCGCGGCGCTCGGGATGGTGAGCGGACGTCCCCCCTACCTCATCGTCGGCCAACCGCCGAGGAGCGCGCGCAGCTCGCCGCCGCGATGACGCTGGTCTCGGTGGTGGGGGCAGGAGGGCTCCTCGGCCGTGCCCTCTCCGAAGCCGCGGCCCGGCGGGGGGCCGGTCTCGTGCGCTTCACCGGGCTCGACTGGCGTGCTCCCCGCTTGGCCGCGGCCGCCATCGCCGAGGGAAGTCGTGGGGCCCTCAGCGCCGGCCCACCCCCGAGGTGGACCGTCGTCTGGTGTGCGGGCATCGGTGGCGTCGGCGCCGACGAGCACGGTCTCGACGTCGAAACCGACCTGTTGCGGCGCACGGTGCACGCGGTGCGCGCGCTCGCCGACGGGCACGCGATCCCGACGGTGTTCTCCTTCGCGAGCTCGGCCGGCGCCGTCTGGTCGGGCTCGCGGGTCGCCACCCTCAGTGAGGGCTCTCCCCCGGCCCCCTGGCACGACTACGGCCGCGCGAAGCTCGCTCAGGAGC
Protein-coding sequences here:
- a CDS encoding glycosyltransferase family A protein, which produces MTTDRPRVVVVVPCRNERATVARCVASLLAQEPAPDQVIVVDGGSTDGSAELARAAGAEVVHHAGGTIAARRNAGVRAAGDAEVVGFLDADCEAHPGWLAAGLAALRDADAVGNRLRAPDGAPWVARRWSALESRLARTDSPLWSANLMVLREPFDTVGGFTESRRTAEDVDLSHKLRAAGARLARAPGMGATHHGFPGTLAAFVRRERWHASTPGWWAATSPRGRALVATAGAWLVVGAAAGGSAARRCSLRPAAAWLAASGAGVVALGAAAKGGRHAPADGAVLSAWALARLTRLATGLHRP
- a CDS encoding glycosyltransferase produces the protein MQDCETLAVVIPVYKGASSLPAVVEEIIALSATLGDRQLELTEIVLVHDGAVDESARVILELEQASALVRPVWLSRNFGQHAATFAGCASTTADWVATMDEDGMHDPAAMTAMVETARVEGRDLVYALSPSTPHSRWRAATSAAAKRVAERLLGVPGASRFSSFRMMDGRIARALAAYCGHGVFFDVAALWVFSSSGTVEHAFRAELREDTSGYRLHSLLTHFRRLTVTAGARPLRIAAGLGLVATLLGFAGALYVAVARLSGALVVPGWASVMVVMIGFFGLVLFVLGVMAEYLSAALGMVSGRPPYLIVGQPPRSARSSPPR